In Porites lutea chromosome 1, jaPorLute2.1, whole genome shotgun sequence, a single genomic region encodes these proteins:
- the LOC140945184 gene encoding uncharacterized protein isoform X2 — protein MFSKQKSKVEKKTSLYGLTDNLACLIPSEDLTDLRELGEGQYGVVHLGEWKPPQGDELITEFAQYGSLEENFKKKNNNVLKVSTLCKFASQVAHGMDYLASQQLIHRDLATRNILLFEQDLVKISDFGLARSLEGEAVKVVSRRTKLAFAWMAPEVLSKSVYTTASDVWSYGITLWEMLSFGQKPWADCSLSQIKEIVVGDPSKRLSKPCYCPDGFYELIMLKCWANDPEDRPPFKHIIENLLPQVQPKEGTTRVSHKATDRKYLSYGSKEKVTVISRVGEGMLLAQREDISIGFIEEKNVEFPKKVGGSLQISGPFKVEKRDSREVLAELQKRATNNPNVKEDLATLLHQTKEKQTNRNLLDLEVDEVALDPDYMLYPDPYPAMTDWPPKTASARPDSKVYVPMGGGEKVGESEPERAGEEDSEEEDYMSMETPASLQAQDRQESKTRQSGLSQSHLSLKPSRTMSESQVSTSDYERIWDIEYAVPFQNAKGSKDDSSLQLTSNGTPQTIKRPPVIPPRPDLVNNTEKAASQRPNRTVGVGSYGTTSRKRPIPTPRQKARERLRPLSDDLSNKSDPDESRRRSNTDIGVVNDTKTAPSVDSQKKLGPQVPAPYEPKRTQNGAEVGVEGENTAVRADSEELNKLTVVKKSTVSKPGQSAAAAVTSESCHHNGSSCTSQKPRNENSSVTQDFIDFSSDSNECPPLPPKQHATLQQPVYHTLVSNSLCPNIPDHEINQPSPLPPRKPEISSEATDLAYNVVPLFDDNRNLVNTHQPPVEGCGLNALRMNPLPSSAAAVPVSQAAASVCQGGSNFKLRSAVTGSDNSTNNLNSVISHAVKLENQALRPANPVSESANPPSAKIEKSYGHEIDAGIQEIQDVCGKDVSRDWCYAALLQHECDVKQAIENIKVQKLATITGKSEAFCRRTLKHCSWDMDRAAVYIMENFQGKDV, from the exons ATGTTTAGTAAGCAGAAATCGAAG GTGGAAAAGAAAACTTCTCTTTATGGCCTTACAGATAACCTTGCCTGCCTTATTCCATCTGAAGATCTTACGGATCTAAGAGAGCTGGGAGAAGGGCAGTATGGCGTAGTACATCTGGGAGAATGGAAGCCGCCACAGGGAGATGAACTG ATAACGGAGTTTGCCCAATATGGTTCGCTAGAAGAGaacttcaaaaagaaaaacaacaatgtGTTGAAGGTATCAACGCTGTGCAAGTTTGCTTCCCAAGTGGCCCATGGTATGGATTACTTGGCCAGTCAGCAGTTGATTCACCGTGATCTGGCCACCAGAAATATTCTTTTATTTGAGCAAGACTTG GTAAAGATAAGCGACTTTGGTTTAGCGCGGTCTCTAGAAGGAGAAGCTGTTAAGGTTGTCTCACGGCGGACAAAACTAGCGTTTGCCTG GATGGCCCCTGAGGTGCTATCGAAGTCTGTTTATACAACGGCCAGTGATGTGTGGAGTTATGGTATAACACTATGGGAGATGCTCTCATTTGGACAAAAGCCATGGGCAGATTGTTCCTTGAGCCAG ATCAAGGAAATAGTGGTTGGTGACCCAAGCAAGCGACTATCCAAGCCGTGTTATTGCCCTGATGGGTTCTATGAGCTAATTATGTTAAAATGCTGGGCAAATGATCCTGAGGACAGGCCACCCTTCAAGCATATTATCGAGAACTTGTTGCCCCAG gtACAACCAAAGGAAGGAACAACAAGAGTTTCTCATAAAGCCACCGACCGAAAATATCTTAGCTATGGCTCCAAAGAGAAGGTTACGGTTATTTCAAG AGTTGGAGAAGGAATGTTACTTGCTCAAAGGGAAGATATTTCCATAGGATTTATTGAAGAGAAAAATGTTGAATTTCCCAAGAAAGTTGG GGGCTCACTGCAGATCAGCGGTCCATTCAAGGTGGAGAAACGAGACTCTAGAGAGGTCTTGGCTGAATTACAAAA GAGAGCGACAAATAATCCAAATGTTAAAGAAGATTTAGCTACCCTTCTTCATCAGACCAAGGAAAAACAAACTAATAGAAATTTACTAG ACTTGGAGGTAGACGAAGTTGCTCTCGATCCAGACTACATGCTGTACCCAGACCCATACCCAGCCATGACGGACTGGCCCCCAAAAACGGCTTCAGCCCGACCAGATTCGAAAGTCTATGTGCCCATGGGAGGAGGCGAAAAGGTGGGCGAATCCGAGCCCGAAAGAGCTGGTGAAGAAGATAGCGAGGAAGAAGACTACATGAGCATGGAAACTCCCGCCTCTCTGCAGGCTCAAGATAGACAAGAGAGCAAAACAAGGCAGTCCGGTTTGAGTCAGTCTCATCTGTCACTGAAGCCTAGTAGAACAATGTCGGAATCTCAAGTTTCGACGTCCGATTATGAGAGGATATGGGATATAGAATATGCAGTGCCATTTCAGAACGCAAAAGGCTCCAAAGATGATAGTTCACTCCAGCTTACCTCAAATGGGACCCCACAGACCATAAAAAGACCTCCGGTAATACCTCCTCGTCCTGATCTTGTTAACAACACAGAAAAAGCTGCTTCTCAGAGACCTAATAGGACGGTAGGAGTTGGCTCGTATGGAACAACATCCAGAAAGAGACCGATTCCTACCCCTCGTCAAAAAGCAAGAGAAAGACTTCGGCCTTTGTCGGATGATCTCTCGAACAAAAGTGACCCTGACGAATCCCGGAGGAGAAGCAACACTGATATTGGAGTAGTCAACGACACTAAGACTGCACCAAGTGTGGATAGTCAGAAAAAGTTGGGACCGCAAGTCCCTGCCCCATACGAACCTAAACGAACCCAAAATGGCGCTGAAGTGGGCGTGGAGGGTGAAAATACCGCTGTAAGGGCGGATAGTGAAGAATTAAATAAGTTAACGGTTGTTAAGAAAAGTACTGTCAGTAAGCCGGGTCAGAGTGCAGCAGCAGCTGTGACTTCAGAATCTTGTCATCACAATGGCAGCAGTTGTACATCGCAAAAACCACGTAATGAGAACAGCAGTGTAACGCAGGATTTCATCGATTTTTCCTCTGATTCCAATGAATGTCCTCCGCTTCCCCCAAAGCAACACGCCACACTACAGCAGCCGGTTTATCACACTCTCGTTTCAAATTCCCTGTGTCCAAACATACCAGACCACGAGATAAACCAGCCATCGCCTCTACCTCCGCGGAAACCAGAAATTTCGAGCGAAGCCACTGATCTTGCCTACAACGTTGTTCCATTATTTGATGATAACCGTAACTTAGTTAATACCCACCAGCCACCAGTGGAAGGTTGTGGGTTAAATGCTCTGCGCATGAACCCTCTGCCTTCGTCTGCTGCCGCTGTACCGGTTTCTCAAGCGGCCGCGTCTGTCTGCCAAGGTGgttcaaatttcaaacttcGTAGTGCAGTAACTGGTTCTGATAATTCAACTAACAATTTGAATTCGGTGATATCCCATGCTGTTAAACTTGAAAATCAAGCTCTAAGACCTGCCAATCCTGTTTCCGAAAGTGCCAATCCTCCCAGTGCTAAAATCGAAAAGTCGTATGGTCATGAAATTGATGCAGGAATCCAAGAAATCCAAGACGTCTGTGGGAAAGATGTTTCACGTGACTGGTGTTATGCGGCTCTGCTTCAACACGAATGCGATGTTAAACAGGCTATTGAgaatataaaggtgcaaaaactcGCCACAATCACCGGCAAATCCGAGGCATTCTGTAGGAGGACGTTGAAGCATTGTAGTTGGGATATGGATCGTGCGGCAGTTTACATCATGGAAAATTTTCAAGGCAAGGATGTTTGA
- the LOC140945184 gene encoding uncharacterized protein isoform X1 — protein sequence MFSKQKSKVEKKTSLYGLTDNLACLIPSEDLTDLRELGEGQYGVVHLGEWKPPQGDELKQVAIKSMKNTEFDGVLRCILREAQTMLKLSHYNIVKLYGISLPSGKEQQLRLITEFAQYGSLEENFKKKNNNVLKVSTLCKFASQVAHGMDYLASQQLIHRDLATRNILLFEQDLVKISDFGLARSLEGEAVKVVSRRTKLAFAWMAPEVLSKSVYTTASDVWSYGITLWEMLSFGQKPWADCSLSQIKEIVVGDPSKRLSKPCYCPDGFYELIMLKCWANDPEDRPPFKHIIENLLPQVQPKEGTTRVSHKATDRKYLSYGSKEKVTVISRVGEGMLLAQREDISIGFIEEKNVEFPKKVGGSLQISGPFKVEKRDSREVLAELQKRATNNPNVKEDLATLLHQTKEKQTNRNLLDLEVDEVALDPDYMLYPDPYPAMTDWPPKTASARPDSKVYVPMGGGEKVGESEPERAGEEDSEEEDYMSMETPASLQAQDRQESKTRQSGLSQSHLSLKPSRTMSESQVSTSDYERIWDIEYAVPFQNAKGSKDDSSLQLTSNGTPQTIKRPPVIPPRPDLVNNTEKAASQRPNRTVGVGSYGTTSRKRPIPTPRQKARERLRPLSDDLSNKSDPDESRRRSNTDIGVVNDTKTAPSVDSQKKLGPQVPAPYEPKRTQNGAEVGVEGENTAVRADSEELNKLTVVKKSTVSKPGQSAAAAVTSESCHHNGSSCTSQKPRNENSSVTQDFIDFSSDSNECPPLPPKQHATLQQPVYHTLVSNSLCPNIPDHEINQPSPLPPRKPEISSEATDLAYNVVPLFDDNRNLVNTHQPPVEGCGLNALRMNPLPSSAAAVPVSQAAASVCQGGSNFKLRSAVTGSDNSTNNLNSVISHAVKLENQALRPANPVSESANPPSAKIEKSYGHEIDAGIQEIQDVCGKDVSRDWCYAALLQHECDVKQAIENIKVQKLATITGKSEAFCRRTLKHCSWDMDRAAVYIMENFQGKDV from the exons ATGTTTAGTAAGCAGAAATCGAAG GTGGAAAAGAAAACTTCTCTTTATGGCCTTACAGATAACCTTGCCTGCCTTATTCCATCTGAAGATCTTACGGATCTAAGAGAGCTGGGAGAAGGGCAGTATGGCGTAGTACATCTGGGAGAATGGAAGCCGCCACAGGGAGATGAACTG AAACAAGTGGCCATCAAATCCATGAAGAATACAGAGTTTGATGGTGTGCTAAGATGTATTCTGCGGGAAGCACAGACCATGCTAAAGCTTTCTCATTATAACATTGTTAAATTGTATGGTATTTCACTTCCATCTGGAAAAGAACAACAACTGAGGCTG ATAACGGAGTTTGCCCAATATGGTTCGCTAGAAGAGaacttcaaaaagaaaaacaacaatgtGTTGAAGGTATCAACGCTGTGCAAGTTTGCTTCCCAAGTGGCCCATGGTATGGATTACTTGGCCAGTCAGCAGTTGATTCACCGTGATCTGGCCACCAGAAATATTCTTTTATTTGAGCAAGACTTG GTAAAGATAAGCGACTTTGGTTTAGCGCGGTCTCTAGAAGGAGAAGCTGTTAAGGTTGTCTCACGGCGGACAAAACTAGCGTTTGCCTG GATGGCCCCTGAGGTGCTATCGAAGTCTGTTTATACAACGGCCAGTGATGTGTGGAGTTATGGTATAACACTATGGGAGATGCTCTCATTTGGACAAAAGCCATGGGCAGATTGTTCCTTGAGCCAG ATCAAGGAAATAGTGGTTGGTGACCCAAGCAAGCGACTATCCAAGCCGTGTTATTGCCCTGATGGGTTCTATGAGCTAATTATGTTAAAATGCTGGGCAAATGATCCTGAGGACAGGCCACCCTTCAAGCATATTATCGAGAACTTGTTGCCCCAG gtACAACCAAAGGAAGGAACAACAAGAGTTTCTCATAAAGCCACCGACCGAAAATATCTTAGCTATGGCTCCAAAGAGAAGGTTACGGTTATTTCAAG AGTTGGAGAAGGAATGTTACTTGCTCAAAGGGAAGATATTTCCATAGGATTTATTGAAGAGAAAAATGTTGAATTTCCCAAGAAAGTTGG GGGCTCACTGCAGATCAGCGGTCCATTCAAGGTGGAGAAACGAGACTCTAGAGAGGTCTTGGCTGAATTACAAAA GAGAGCGACAAATAATCCAAATGTTAAAGAAGATTTAGCTACCCTTCTTCATCAGACCAAGGAAAAACAAACTAATAGAAATTTACTAG ACTTGGAGGTAGACGAAGTTGCTCTCGATCCAGACTACATGCTGTACCCAGACCCATACCCAGCCATGACGGACTGGCCCCCAAAAACGGCTTCAGCCCGACCAGATTCGAAAGTCTATGTGCCCATGGGAGGAGGCGAAAAGGTGGGCGAATCCGAGCCCGAAAGAGCTGGTGAAGAAGATAGCGAGGAAGAAGACTACATGAGCATGGAAACTCCCGCCTCTCTGCAGGCTCAAGATAGACAAGAGAGCAAAACAAGGCAGTCCGGTTTGAGTCAGTCTCATCTGTCACTGAAGCCTAGTAGAACAATGTCGGAATCTCAAGTTTCGACGTCCGATTATGAGAGGATATGGGATATAGAATATGCAGTGCCATTTCAGAACGCAAAAGGCTCCAAAGATGATAGTTCACTCCAGCTTACCTCAAATGGGACCCCACAGACCATAAAAAGACCTCCGGTAATACCTCCTCGTCCTGATCTTGTTAACAACACAGAAAAAGCTGCTTCTCAGAGACCTAATAGGACGGTAGGAGTTGGCTCGTATGGAACAACATCCAGAAAGAGACCGATTCCTACCCCTCGTCAAAAAGCAAGAGAAAGACTTCGGCCTTTGTCGGATGATCTCTCGAACAAAAGTGACCCTGACGAATCCCGGAGGAGAAGCAACACTGATATTGGAGTAGTCAACGACACTAAGACTGCACCAAGTGTGGATAGTCAGAAAAAGTTGGGACCGCAAGTCCCTGCCCCATACGAACCTAAACGAACCCAAAATGGCGCTGAAGTGGGCGTGGAGGGTGAAAATACCGCTGTAAGGGCGGATAGTGAAGAATTAAATAAGTTAACGGTTGTTAAGAAAAGTACTGTCAGTAAGCCGGGTCAGAGTGCAGCAGCAGCTGTGACTTCAGAATCTTGTCATCACAATGGCAGCAGTTGTACATCGCAAAAACCACGTAATGAGAACAGCAGTGTAACGCAGGATTTCATCGATTTTTCCTCTGATTCCAATGAATGTCCTCCGCTTCCCCCAAAGCAACACGCCACACTACAGCAGCCGGTTTATCACACTCTCGTTTCAAATTCCCTGTGTCCAAACATACCAGACCACGAGATAAACCAGCCATCGCCTCTACCTCCGCGGAAACCAGAAATTTCGAGCGAAGCCACTGATCTTGCCTACAACGTTGTTCCATTATTTGATGATAACCGTAACTTAGTTAATACCCACCAGCCACCAGTGGAAGGTTGTGGGTTAAATGCTCTGCGCATGAACCCTCTGCCTTCGTCTGCTGCCGCTGTACCGGTTTCTCAAGCGGCCGCGTCTGTCTGCCAAGGTGgttcaaatttcaaacttcGTAGTGCAGTAACTGGTTCTGATAATTCAACTAACAATTTGAATTCGGTGATATCCCATGCTGTTAAACTTGAAAATCAAGCTCTAAGACCTGCCAATCCTGTTTCCGAAAGTGCCAATCCTCCCAGTGCTAAAATCGAAAAGTCGTATGGTCATGAAATTGATGCAGGAATCCAAGAAATCCAAGACGTCTGTGGGAAAGATGTTTCACGTGACTGGTGTTATGCGGCTCTGCTTCAACACGAATGCGATGTTAAACAGGCTATTGAgaatataaaggtgcaaaaactcGCCACAATCACCGGCAAATCCGAGGCATTCTGTAGGAGGACGTTGAAGCATTGTAGTTGGGATATGGATCGTGCGGCAGTTTACATCATGGAAAATTTTCAAGGCAAGGATGTTTGA